One genomic region from Athalia rosae chromosome 3, iyAthRosa1.1, whole genome shotgun sequence encodes:
- the LOC105691977 gene encoding methyltransferase-like protein 25B isoform X4, with translation MRCIQQAMADGDFYKDDLWDRLPNSWKKFFENTTPEELGSWILNEHPSKTRVWPLSLQALRHVIRLLEIDRDQQSTVSLECENANYKMKGSLNRSCSSGTTICSGETNMDLLIDNSKSHQKLQKMFVKHMKPKKTHEIDIMATIVAECAASAHSECVLDVGAGMGHLARMLAYRHDMCVTCVEQQPVLSERARNLDLRYESMVLKHLSISQGQKPHHISLKIERDSGSRLLDELNQVFKDNFQLNPKLSGFGLIGLHPCGDLAATLLHSYTESDCAKFICIAACCYMKLTIGEKPGVLQGYPLSKFLGTLKVNIFSYAALEVSCHAVENHCHKLKSAECWELKVHAYRAVLESLLVKKNPTLRHGKLKSVKLKQDMTFRDYCVAATKNLPQEYCPDNMTETSSSEVTAYLDHWERVVIFTSIRMMLAPLVESVVLLDRFLYLSEKMLSPKLKAVFDPAISPRNFILTSVKIEV, from the exons ATGAGGTGCATTCAACAGGCTATGGCAGATGGg GACTTCTACAAAGATGATTTATGGGATAGGCTACCGAACAGTTGGAAAAAGTTCTTTGAGAATACTACACCAGAAGAATTGGGATCCTGGATCCTGAACGAACATCCAAG CAAAACTCGAGTATGGCCTTTGTCGCTACAAGCACTTCGCCATGTCATTAGACTATTGGAAATAGATAGAGATCAGCAAAGCACTGTATCATTGGAATGCGAAAATGCTAATTACAAAATGAAAGGGAGCCTTAATCGCTCTTGTTCATCTGGAACAACAATATGCAGTGGAGAGACAAATATGGATTTGCTCATTGACAATTCAAAAAGTCAtcagaaattacaaaaaatgtttGTTAAACacatgaaaccaaaaaaaacacacgaaaTTGATATAATGGCTACG aTTGTTGCCGAGTGTGCGGCATCAGCACATTCTGAATGTGTGCTTGATGTTGGAGCAGGAATGGGTCACCTCGCTCGGATGCTTGCTTACAGACATGATATGTGCGTTACTTGTGTGGAGCAACAGCCAGTGCTGTCAGAACGTGCACG GAATTTAGATTTGCGGTATGAATCAATGGTTCTAAAGCATCTATCCATCTCGCAGGGACAAAAACCTCATCacatatcgttgaaaattgagagagattCAGGTTCAAGATTACTAGATGAACTAAATCAGGTGTTCAAagacaattttcaattgaacCCAAAATTGTCAGGATTTGGTTTGATTGGTTTACATCCGTGTGGAGACCTGGCTGCGACATTACTGCACTCTTACACAGAGTCTGACTGTGCAAAGTTTATTTGTATAGCTGCATGCTGCTACATGAAGCTTACAATCGG AGAAAAACCTGGAGTCTTGCAAGGCTATCCTTTGAGCAAATTTTTAGGAACATTGAAAGTCAACATATTCTCATATGCTGCCTTGGAAGTTTCCTGTCACGCGGTCGAAAATCATTGTCATAAATTGAAATCAGCTGAATGCTGGGAGTTGaag GTACACGCCTATCGAGCTGTACTAGAAAGTTTGCTAGTTAAAAAAAACCCCACTTTGCGTCatggaaaattgaagagtGTGAAACTAAAACAGGATATGACATTCAGAGA CTACTGTGTAGCAGCTACTAAGAATCTTCCTCAAGAGTATTGTCCAGACAACATGACGGAGACTAGTAGTTCTGAAGTTACTGCATACTTGGATCATTGGGAACGAGTCGTGATATTTACCTCCATTCGAATGATGTTAGCCCCGCTTGTGGAGAGCGTTGTTTTGTTGGATAGATTTTTATACCTGTCAGAAAAAATGCTCTCACCTAAATTAAAAGCTGTATTCGACCCTGCAATATCACCACGAAATTTTATCTTGACATCTGTTAAAATAGAAgtgtaa
- the LOC105691977 gene encoding methyltransferase-like protein 25B isoform X2 gives MDCSQKRNTCSCQTCERVREKIRRIFCVLDIYGWLLDAYIVDFYKDDLWDRLPNSWKKFFENTTPEELGSWILNEHPSKTRVWPLSLQALRHVIRLLEIDRDQQSTVSLECENANYKMKGSLNRSCSSGTTICSGETNMDLLIDNSKSHQKLQKMFVKHMKPKKTHEIDIMATIVAECAASAHSECVLDVGAGMGHLARMLAYRHDMCVTCVEQQPVLSERARNLDLRYESMVLKHLSISQGQKPHHISLKIERDSGSRLLDELNQVFKDNFQLNPKLSGFGLIGLHPCGDLAATLLHSYTESDCAKFICIAACCYMKLTIGEKPGVLQGYPLSKFLGTLKVNIFSYAALEVSCHAVENHCHKLKSAECWELKVHAYRAVLESLLVKKNPTLRHGKLKSVKLKQDMTFRDYCVAATKNLPQEYCPDNMTETSSSEVTAYLDHWERVVIFTSIRMMLAPLVESVVLLDRFLYLSEKMLSPKLKAVFDPAISPRNFILTSVKIEV, from the exons ATGGACTGTTCACAGAAAAGGAACACCTGCTCCTGTCAAACTTGCGAGCGcgttagagaaaaaattcgcagAATATTCTGTGTTTTAGATATTTACGGATGGCTGCTCGATGCGTATATCGTG GACTTCTACAAAGATGATTTATGGGATAGGCTACCGAACAGTTGGAAAAAGTTCTTTGAGAATACTACACCAGAAGAATTGGGATCCTGGATCCTGAACGAACATCCAAG CAAAACTCGAGTATGGCCTTTGTCGCTACAAGCACTTCGCCATGTCATTAGACTATTGGAAATAGATAGAGATCAGCAAAGCACTGTATCATTGGAATGCGAAAATGCTAATTACAAAATGAAAGGGAGCCTTAATCGCTCTTGTTCATCTGGAACAACAATATGCAGTGGAGAGACAAATATGGATTTGCTCATTGACAATTCAAAAAGTCAtcagaaattacaaaaaatgtttGTTAAACacatgaaaccaaaaaaaacacacgaaaTTGATATAATGGCTACG aTTGTTGCCGAGTGTGCGGCATCAGCACATTCTGAATGTGTGCTTGATGTTGGAGCAGGAATGGGTCACCTCGCTCGGATGCTTGCTTACAGACATGATATGTGCGTTACTTGTGTGGAGCAACAGCCAGTGCTGTCAGAACGTGCACG GAATTTAGATTTGCGGTATGAATCAATGGTTCTAAAGCATCTATCCATCTCGCAGGGACAAAAACCTCATCacatatcgttgaaaattgagagagattCAGGTTCAAGATTACTAGATGAACTAAATCAGGTGTTCAAagacaattttcaattgaacCCAAAATTGTCAGGATTTGGTTTGATTGGTTTACATCCGTGTGGAGACCTGGCTGCGACATTACTGCACTCTTACACAGAGTCTGACTGTGCAAAGTTTATTTGTATAGCTGCATGCTGCTACATGAAGCTTACAATCGG AGAAAAACCTGGAGTCTTGCAAGGCTATCCTTTGAGCAAATTTTTAGGAACATTGAAAGTCAACATATTCTCATATGCTGCCTTGGAAGTTTCCTGTCACGCGGTCGAAAATCATTGTCATAAATTGAAATCAGCTGAATGCTGGGAGTTGaag GTACACGCCTATCGAGCTGTACTAGAAAGTTTGCTAGTTAAAAAAAACCCCACTTTGCGTCatggaaaattgaagagtGTGAAACTAAAACAGGATATGACATTCAGAGA CTACTGTGTAGCAGCTACTAAGAATCTTCCTCAAGAGTATTGTCCAGACAACATGACGGAGACTAGTAGTTCTGAAGTTACTGCATACTTGGATCATTGGGAACGAGTCGTGATATTTACCTCCATTCGAATGATGTTAGCCCCGCTTGTGGAGAGCGTTGTTTTGTTGGATAGATTTTTATACCTGTCAGAAAAAATGCTCTCACCTAAATTAAAAGCTGTATTCGACCCTGCAATATCACCACGAAATTTTATCTTGACATCTGTTAAAATAGAAgtgtaa
- the LOC105691977 gene encoding methyltransferase-like protein 25B isoform X1, whose protein sequence is MDCSQKRNTCSCQTCERVREKIRRIFCVLDIYGWLLDAYIVDFYKDDLWDRLPNSWKKFFENTTPEELGSWILNEHPRSSRKTRVWPLSLQALRHVIRLLEIDRDQQSTVSLECENANYKMKGSLNRSCSSGTTICSGETNMDLLIDNSKSHQKLQKMFVKHMKPKKTHEIDIMATIVAECAASAHSECVLDVGAGMGHLARMLAYRHDMCVTCVEQQPVLSERARNLDLRYESMVLKHLSISQGQKPHHISLKIERDSGSRLLDELNQVFKDNFQLNPKLSGFGLIGLHPCGDLAATLLHSYTESDCAKFICIAACCYMKLTIGEKPGVLQGYPLSKFLGTLKVNIFSYAALEVSCHAVENHCHKLKSAECWELKVHAYRAVLESLLVKKNPTLRHGKLKSVKLKQDMTFRDYCVAATKNLPQEYCPDNMTETSSSEVTAYLDHWERVVIFTSIRMMLAPLVESVVLLDRFLYLSEKMLSPKLKAVFDPAISPRNFILTSVKIEV, encoded by the exons ATGGACTGTTCACAGAAAAGGAACACCTGCTCCTGTCAAACTTGCGAGCGcgttagagaaaaaattcgcagAATATTCTGTGTTTTAGATATTTACGGATGGCTGCTCGATGCGTATATCGTG GACTTCTACAAAGATGATTTATGGGATAGGCTACCGAACAGTTGGAAAAAGTTCTTTGAGAATACTACACCAGAAGAATTGGGATCCTGGATCCTGAACGAACATCCAAGGTCCTCACG CAAAACTCGAGTATGGCCTTTGTCGCTACAAGCACTTCGCCATGTCATTAGACTATTGGAAATAGATAGAGATCAGCAAAGCACTGTATCATTGGAATGCGAAAATGCTAATTACAAAATGAAAGGGAGCCTTAATCGCTCTTGTTCATCTGGAACAACAATATGCAGTGGAGAGACAAATATGGATTTGCTCATTGACAATTCAAAAAGTCAtcagaaattacaaaaaatgtttGTTAAACacatgaaaccaaaaaaaacacacgaaaTTGATATAATGGCTACG aTTGTTGCCGAGTGTGCGGCATCAGCACATTCTGAATGTGTGCTTGATGTTGGAGCAGGAATGGGTCACCTCGCTCGGATGCTTGCTTACAGACATGATATGTGCGTTACTTGTGTGGAGCAACAGCCAGTGCTGTCAGAACGTGCACG GAATTTAGATTTGCGGTATGAATCAATGGTTCTAAAGCATCTATCCATCTCGCAGGGACAAAAACCTCATCacatatcgttgaaaattgagagagattCAGGTTCAAGATTACTAGATGAACTAAATCAGGTGTTCAAagacaattttcaattgaacCCAAAATTGTCAGGATTTGGTTTGATTGGTTTACATCCGTGTGGAGACCTGGCTGCGACATTACTGCACTCTTACACAGAGTCTGACTGTGCAAAGTTTATTTGTATAGCTGCATGCTGCTACATGAAGCTTACAATCGG AGAAAAACCTGGAGTCTTGCAAGGCTATCCTTTGAGCAAATTTTTAGGAACATTGAAAGTCAACATATTCTCATATGCTGCCTTGGAAGTTTCCTGTCACGCGGTCGAAAATCATTGTCATAAATTGAAATCAGCTGAATGCTGGGAGTTGaag GTACACGCCTATCGAGCTGTACTAGAAAGTTTGCTAGTTAAAAAAAACCCCACTTTGCGTCatggaaaattgaagagtGTGAAACTAAAACAGGATATGACATTCAGAGA CTACTGTGTAGCAGCTACTAAGAATCTTCCTCAAGAGTATTGTCCAGACAACATGACGGAGACTAGTAGTTCTGAAGTTACTGCATACTTGGATCATTGGGAACGAGTCGTGATATTTACCTCCATTCGAATGATGTTAGCCCCGCTTGTGGAGAGCGTTGTTTTGTTGGATAGATTTTTATACCTGTCAGAAAAAATGCTCTCACCTAAATTAAAAGCTGTATTCGACCCTGCAATATCACCACGAAATTTTATCTTGACATCTGTTAAAATAGAAgtgtaa
- the LOC105691977 gene encoding methyltransferase-like protein 25B isoform X3 — protein MRCIQQAMADGDFYKDDLWDRLPNSWKKFFENTTPEELGSWILNEHPRSSRKTRVWPLSLQALRHVIRLLEIDRDQQSTVSLECENANYKMKGSLNRSCSSGTTICSGETNMDLLIDNSKSHQKLQKMFVKHMKPKKTHEIDIMATIVAECAASAHSECVLDVGAGMGHLARMLAYRHDMCVTCVEQQPVLSERARNLDLRYESMVLKHLSISQGQKPHHISLKIERDSGSRLLDELNQVFKDNFQLNPKLSGFGLIGLHPCGDLAATLLHSYTESDCAKFICIAACCYMKLTIGEKPGVLQGYPLSKFLGTLKVNIFSYAALEVSCHAVENHCHKLKSAECWELKVHAYRAVLESLLVKKNPTLRHGKLKSVKLKQDMTFRDYCVAATKNLPQEYCPDNMTETSSSEVTAYLDHWERVVIFTSIRMMLAPLVESVVLLDRFLYLSEKMLSPKLKAVFDPAISPRNFILTSVKIEV, from the exons ATGAGGTGCATTCAACAGGCTATGGCAGATGGg GACTTCTACAAAGATGATTTATGGGATAGGCTACCGAACAGTTGGAAAAAGTTCTTTGAGAATACTACACCAGAAGAATTGGGATCCTGGATCCTGAACGAACATCCAAGGTCCTCACG CAAAACTCGAGTATGGCCTTTGTCGCTACAAGCACTTCGCCATGTCATTAGACTATTGGAAATAGATAGAGATCAGCAAAGCACTGTATCATTGGAATGCGAAAATGCTAATTACAAAATGAAAGGGAGCCTTAATCGCTCTTGTTCATCTGGAACAACAATATGCAGTGGAGAGACAAATATGGATTTGCTCATTGACAATTCAAAAAGTCAtcagaaattacaaaaaatgtttGTTAAACacatgaaaccaaaaaaaacacacgaaaTTGATATAATGGCTACG aTTGTTGCCGAGTGTGCGGCATCAGCACATTCTGAATGTGTGCTTGATGTTGGAGCAGGAATGGGTCACCTCGCTCGGATGCTTGCTTACAGACATGATATGTGCGTTACTTGTGTGGAGCAACAGCCAGTGCTGTCAGAACGTGCACG GAATTTAGATTTGCGGTATGAATCAATGGTTCTAAAGCATCTATCCATCTCGCAGGGACAAAAACCTCATCacatatcgttgaaaattgagagagattCAGGTTCAAGATTACTAGATGAACTAAATCAGGTGTTCAAagacaattttcaattgaacCCAAAATTGTCAGGATTTGGTTTGATTGGTTTACATCCGTGTGGAGACCTGGCTGCGACATTACTGCACTCTTACACAGAGTCTGACTGTGCAAAGTTTATTTGTATAGCTGCATGCTGCTACATGAAGCTTACAATCGG AGAAAAACCTGGAGTCTTGCAAGGCTATCCTTTGAGCAAATTTTTAGGAACATTGAAAGTCAACATATTCTCATATGCTGCCTTGGAAGTTTCCTGTCACGCGGTCGAAAATCATTGTCATAAATTGAAATCAGCTGAATGCTGGGAGTTGaag GTACACGCCTATCGAGCTGTACTAGAAAGTTTGCTAGTTAAAAAAAACCCCACTTTGCGTCatggaaaattgaagagtGTGAAACTAAAACAGGATATGACATTCAGAGA CTACTGTGTAGCAGCTACTAAGAATCTTCCTCAAGAGTATTGTCCAGACAACATGACGGAGACTAGTAGTTCTGAAGTTACTGCATACTTGGATCATTGGGAACGAGTCGTGATATTTACCTCCATTCGAATGATGTTAGCCCCGCTTGTGGAGAGCGTTGTTTTGTTGGATAGATTTTTATACCTGTCAGAAAAAATGCTCTCACCTAAATTAAAAGCTGTATTCGACCCTGCAATATCACCACGAAATTTTATCTTGACATCTGTTAAAATAGAAgtgtaa
- the LOC105691977 gene encoding methyltransferase-like protein 25B isoform X5: protein MDCSQKRNTCSCQTCERVREKIRRIFCVLDIYGWLLDAYIVDFYKDDLWDRLPNSWKKFFENTTPEELGSWILNEHPRSSRKTRVWPLSLQALRHVIRLLEIDRDQQSTVSLECENANYKMKGSLNRSCSSGTTICSGETNMDLLIDNSKSHQKLQKMFVKHMKPKKTHEIDIMATIVAECAASAHSECVLDVGAGMGHLARMLAYRHDMCVTCVEQQPVLSERARNLDLRYESMVLKHLSISQGQKPHHISLKIERDSGSRLLDELNQVFKDNFQLNPKLSGFGLIGLHPCGDLAATLLHSYTESDCAKFICIAACCYMKLTIGEKPGVLQGYPLSKFLGTLKVNIFSYAALEVSCHAVENHCHKLKSAECWELKVHAYRAVLESLLVKKNPTLRHGKLKSVKLKQDMTFRD from the exons ATGGACTGTTCACAGAAAAGGAACACCTGCTCCTGTCAAACTTGCGAGCGcgttagagaaaaaattcgcagAATATTCTGTGTTTTAGATATTTACGGATGGCTGCTCGATGCGTATATCGTG GACTTCTACAAAGATGATTTATGGGATAGGCTACCGAACAGTTGGAAAAAGTTCTTTGAGAATACTACACCAGAAGAATTGGGATCCTGGATCCTGAACGAACATCCAAGGTCCTCACG CAAAACTCGAGTATGGCCTTTGTCGCTACAAGCACTTCGCCATGTCATTAGACTATTGGAAATAGATAGAGATCAGCAAAGCACTGTATCATTGGAATGCGAAAATGCTAATTACAAAATGAAAGGGAGCCTTAATCGCTCTTGTTCATCTGGAACAACAATATGCAGTGGAGAGACAAATATGGATTTGCTCATTGACAATTCAAAAAGTCAtcagaaattacaaaaaatgtttGTTAAACacatgaaaccaaaaaaaacacacgaaaTTGATATAATGGCTACG aTTGTTGCCGAGTGTGCGGCATCAGCACATTCTGAATGTGTGCTTGATGTTGGAGCAGGAATGGGTCACCTCGCTCGGATGCTTGCTTACAGACATGATATGTGCGTTACTTGTGTGGAGCAACAGCCAGTGCTGTCAGAACGTGCACG GAATTTAGATTTGCGGTATGAATCAATGGTTCTAAAGCATCTATCCATCTCGCAGGGACAAAAACCTCATCacatatcgttgaaaattgagagagattCAGGTTCAAGATTACTAGATGAACTAAATCAGGTGTTCAAagacaattttcaattgaacCCAAAATTGTCAGGATTTGGTTTGATTGGTTTACATCCGTGTGGAGACCTGGCTGCGACATTACTGCACTCTTACACAGAGTCTGACTGTGCAAAGTTTATTTGTATAGCTGCATGCTGCTACATGAAGCTTACAATCGG AGAAAAACCTGGAGTCTTGCAAGGCTATCCTTTGAGCAAATTTTTAGGAACATTGAAAGTCAACATATTCTCATATGCTGCCTTGGAAGTTTCCTGTCACGCGGTCGAAAATCATTGTCATAAATTGAAATCAGCTGAATGCTGGGAGTTGaag GTACACGCCTATCGAGCTGTACTAGAAAGTTTGCTAGTTAAAAAAAACCCCACTTTGCGTCatggaaaattgaagagtGTGAAACTAAAACAGGATATGACATTCAGAGA ttga
- the LOC105691890 gene encoding uncharacterized protein LOC105691890: MATDAEESDTDERPTKRLRLGNNDRIRMDQQRLESGENSETNSTKEEEERMEIERRARERLKKWQARHVAKGFMDNTINHVLEDDVAAPSFGAMHSRDHLRTNDMEDRAVTMAIRNHGLVQPSNFLPDPDPPSSSDNLINNYWIGEREMQLRCTCPLNVEQNRRVDDVTGLITSSEQAFGRSKPDEGHDCWIGDKGDENNQQQDFLERAVAEAIKKKGLSALSVDYG; the protein is encoded by the exons ATGGCAACTGACGCCGAGGAGTCGGATACCGACGAAAGGCCTACTAAACGATTGCGCCTTGGTAACAACGACCGAATAAGAATG GATCAACAGCGGCTTGAAAGCGGCGAAAACTCTGAAACAAATTCTActaaagaagaagaggaaaggaTGGAGATTGAACGCAGAGCAAGAGAGAGACTGAAGAAATGGCAAGCCAGACATGTGGCAAAAGGGTTTATGGACAACACCATAAATCATGTCTTGGAGGACGATGTAGCTGCTCCATCATTTGGAGCAATGCACTCACGAGATCACTTACGAACCAATGATATGGAAGACCGAGCTGTAACAATGGCAATTAGGAATCATGGCCTGGTACAGCCGTCTAATTTTTTACCTGATCCAGACCCACCTAGCTCATCGGATAATCTCATAAATAATTACTGGataggagaaagagaaatgcaGCTTCGTTGTACATGTCCTCTAAATGTTGAGCAGAATAGAAGAGTTGACGATGTCACAGGATTGATAACGTCATCTGAACAAGCATTTGGCAGATCTAAACCTGATGAGGGCCATGACTGTTGGATTGGCGATAAAGGGGATGAGAATAATCAGCAGCAAGACTTTCTTGAACGAGCTGTAGCAGAAGCAATCAAGAAGAAAGGGCTGAGTGCACTCAGTGTTGATTATGGTTGA